TAAATGCTAACCACATCAGGATGTCGCCAGAGGTCTTGACGCTCAGCGGGGAAATCGATCTCAACGAACGACCCCATGTAGCCGCCCAGCTTGATCCCCTGATCAACCGGAAACTTCCCGTGATCGTGATCGACTTGGCGGATGTCGCTTACGTGGATAGCTCTGGCCTGGCCCTCTTTATCGATGCCCTTCAGCGGGTGCAGGGCTATGGCGGGCAGCTCGTACTCTCCGGGCTCCGCGACAATGTCAAGATGGTGTTCGAGATTGCGCGTCTTGACCAGGTCTTCCGCATTTTTCCGACCCACCAGGACGCCGTCCGGGCCTTGGCGGCATGACCGGCGTGGCTTGAGGTAACGTTGATGCGCGCCCGGATACAAAGGGGGGATTGCAGGATGGACCGAAACCACCTTGACACCATGGCGGTTCCTGTGTACCGATCCCTCCCTGCATAACCGGGAAGCACGTATGGCTTTGACCCAAATCATTCTGAAGGAGAACATGCCCGGCCTGGGTGCCGAGGCCGACATCGTCAAGGTTCGCAGAGGGTTCGCCCGCAATTTTCTTATCCCGCAAGGCAAAGCCTACGAGGTGACTCCCGGCAACCTCAAACGGATCACCCAGCTCAAGACGCAGCGCGCTGCACGCGAGGCCAAGGAGCTCAATGACGCTGAGGAACTGGCCCGCAAGATCAACAAGCTGAAGCTTGATTTCACCCTGGAATCCGGGGAAACCGGAAGGGCGTTTGGCTCGGTGTCGACCAAGGACCTGGGCGACCGCCTCCAGTCGGAGCACGGGATCACCATCGACCGCCACCGGATTCAGCTGGAGCGTCCCATCAAGGAATCGGGTGTTCAGGAAATCCCGATCCGCCTGCACCCGGACGTTACGGCGACGCTGCGGATTGAAGTCAAGGTTCACGTCAAGGAGCCCGCTCCGGAACCCGCGCCCGCCGCGTCTGCGGAAACCAAGGGCCGGCGCAAAGCCAGACCGGCGAGTTAACGACGAATGGCGAACGGTTCTCTCGGTTCGGTTAAACCGGTTGAGAACCCCGCAACGAGGCCGGGGTCGAAGGACGGCAGCCCGGCTAAAAGTTATTCACAAACTCTTCACAACGGCGCCACGGGTCGCGAGGCGCCCCGCGGCCTTCCATTCAGTGAAGACGGCGAAAAAGGGGTCCTCTGCTCGCTCCTGCTCTCGCCGCGCGAGGTTGCCGATCAGTGCGTCCTGAGGCTGCAGCCGGACGCCTTCTACGTTCCGGCACACCAGATCGTTTACGAGCTGGTGCTCGAGTTCAACGAGAAAGGTAAACCGGCCGACTTCGTTACCCTTAAACAGGCGCTCAAAGACCGCAACCAGCTCGAGGAAATCGGCGGGCCCGAATACCTGGACGAACTATACAGTTTCGTTCCGACGGCGGCCAACGCCAACTATTACATCGAGATCGTCGGGGAAAAGTACGTCCTGCGCCGGCTGATCATGGCGTGCAACAAGCTCTCGAACCAGTGTTACGATCAGCAGGACGAAATGAGCACGTTGCTCGATGAGGCCGAGCGTGAGATTTTTGCCATTACCGGCCAGCACGTCAAAACCGATGTCATTCCCACCAAGGATCTGGTGATGGAAGCCATCGAACAGATTGAGCAGCTGTACGAGCACCGCGGCGCCGTGACCGGCCTGTCGACCGGGTTTGTCGAGCTCGACCGCATGACCAACGGGCTGCACGCCGCCGAGATGATCGTGATCGCGGCGCGGCCGAGCATGGGGAAGACCGCGTTCGCGATGAACGTCGCCGAGCATGTCGCGATTGACGTGGGCAAAGCGGTCGCCGTTTTCAGCCTGGAGATGAGCAGCCAGCAGTTGGTTCAACGCCTGCTCTGCTCAAGGGCCAAAGTGGACCTGCAGAAGGTGCGCAGCGGATTTTTGTCCGCCCGCGATTTTCCGAATCTGACCACGGCGGCCGCCAAGCTGGCGGCGGCCAAAATGTACATCGATGACACCCCGGGCCTGAGCATCCTCGAACTCAGGGCCAAGGCGCGACGTCTGAAGTCGACCCACAACATCGAGCTAATCGTCATCGACTACCTGCAACTGCTGCGCTCGACCAGCCGCAGGGCTCAGGACAATCGTCAGCTCGAGATTTCGGAAATCTCCAGCGGGATCAAGGGCCTGGCCAAAGAACTCCAGGTTCCGATCATCGTGATCGCGCAGCTGAATCGCCAGCCGGACACCCGCGCGAAGGAAGGCGGGCGCCCGCGGCTCAGCGACTTGCGCGAGTCCGGCTCGATTGAGCAGGACGCGGACGTCGTCGGCCTGCTGGTCCGGCCTGAGTACTACGAGACGGATGACGAAGGCAAGCAGGAGAAAGCCGGCGAGGCGGAGCTCATCCTGGCCAAGCAGCGCAACGGGCCCACGGGCGACATCCCGCTGGTGTTTTTGAAAGAGTACACGCGCTTCGAAAACCGCAGCCGGGAAAGAAGCGAG
This genomic stretch from Verrucomicrobiota bacterium harbors:
- the dnaB gene encoding replicative DNA helicase — translated: MANGSLGSVKPVENPATRPGSKDGSPAKSYSQTLHNGATGREAPRGLPFSEDGEKGVLCSLLLSPREVADQCVLRLQPDAFYVPAHQIVYELVLEFNEKGKPADFVTLKQALKDRNQLEEIGGPEYLDELYSFVPTAANANYYIEIVGEKYVLRRLIMACNKLSNQCYDQQDEMSTLLDEAEREIFAITGQHVKTDVIPTKDLVMEAIEQIEQLYEHRGAVTGLSTGFVELDRMTNGLHAAEMIVIAARPSMGKTAFAMNVAEHVAIDVGKAVAVFSLEMSSQQLVQRLLCSRAKVDLQKVRSGFLSARDFPNLTTAAAKLAAAKMYIDDTPGLSILELRAKARRLKSTHNIELIVIDYLQLLRSTSRRAQDNRQLEISEISSGIKGLAKELQVPIIVIAQLNRQPDTRAKEGGRPRLSDLRESGSIEQDADVVGLLVRPEYYETDDEGKQEKAGEAELILAKQRNGPTGDIPLVFLKEYTRFENRSRERSEP
- a CDS encoding STAS domain-containing protein produces the protein MSPEVLTLSGEIDLNERPHVAAQLDPLINRKLPVIVIDLADVAYVDSSGLALFIDALQRVQGYGGQLVLSGLRDNVKMVFEIARLDQVFRIFPTHQDAVRALAA
- a CDS encoding 50S ribosomal protein L9, with amino-acid sequence MALTQIILKENMPGLGAEADIVKVRRGFARNFLIPQGKAYEVTPGNLKRITQLKTQRAAREAKELNDAEELARKINKLKLDFTLESGETGRAFGSVSTKDLGDRLQSEHGITIDRHRIQLERPIKESGVQEIPIRLHPDVTATLRIEVKVHVKEPAPEPAPAASAETKGRRKARPAS